In a genomic window of Punica granatum isolate Tunisia-2019 chromosome 6, ASM765513v2, whole genome shotgun sequence:
- the LOC116210037 gene encoding homeobox-leucine zipper protein HOX3 — MAAFPRSSSSLELTISVPGFTSSPRQSENINGFSVRDLDINQVPSDADGEEWMMMNACTEDEDESSSINGGGPPRKKLRLSKEQSRLLEESFRRNHTLNTKQKEALAMELKLRPRQVEVWFQNRRARSKLKQTELECEYFKRWFGSLTEQNRRLQREVEELRAMKVGPPTVLSPHSSQPLPASTLTMCPRCERVSSTEPISTANVPVTTTAVAHLSSKPSSGPASPLQPRQSPAAC; from the exons ATGGCTGCTTTTCCGAGAAGCTCGTCGAGCTTGGAGCTGACTATTTCTGTCCCGGGTTTCACTTCATCTCCTCGTCAAA GTGAAAATATTAATGGGTTCTCGGTGAGGGATCTGGACATAAACCAAGTACCCTCGGATGCCGACGGGGAGGAGTGGATGATGATGAACGCATGCACGGAGGATGAAGACGAGAGCTCCTCCATTAATGGCGGCGGCCCTCCCCGCAAGAAGCTCCGCCTATCCAAGGAACAGTCCCGCCTCCTCGAAGAAAGCTTCAGACGAAATCACACCCTAAACACC AAGCAGAAGGAGGCATTGGCGATGGAATTGAAGCTAAGACCCAGGCAGGTCGAGGTCTGGTTTCAAAACCGTAGGGCCAG GAGCAAGCTGAAGCAGACGGAGTTGGAGTGCGAATACTTCAAGAGGTGGTTCGGGTCGTTGACGGAGCAGAACCGGAGGCTGCAGCGGGAGGTTGAGGAGCTGAGGGCCATGAAGGTGGGGCCACCCACCGTCCTCTCCCCGCACAGCTCGCAGCCTCTTCCGGCTTCCACCCTCACCATGTGCCCTCGCTGCGAGCGTGTCTCCTCCACCGAACCCATCAGCACTGCCAATGTCCCCGTAACCACCACCGCTGTGGCCCACCTCTCCTCCAAACCCTCATCTGGGCCGGCTTCTCCTCTCCAGCCGAGGCAATCACCCGCGGCTTGTTAG
- the LOC116211784 gene encoding auxin efflux carrier component 3-like isoform X1, producing the protein MITWHDLYTVLTAVVPLYVAMILAYGSVRWWGIFSPDQCSGINRFVAIFAVPLLSFHFISQNDPYTMNYRFIAADTLQKLVMLVFLFLWACFSRAGSLDWAITIFSLSTLPNTLVMGIPLLIAMYGTYAGSLMVQVVVLQCIIWYTLLLFLFEYRGARMLIMEQFPESAAAIVSFKVESDVVSLDGREYLETDAEVREDGKLHVTVRKSICASSRRSYGLGPRTSFSGLTPRPSNLTGVEIYSLSSSRNLTPRGSNFNNSDFYSMGGGVPSRLSNFGSSTTPRPSSFDENCTSPRFGFYSAQPGPTSHPGLSPDISTATAKVSKNHHQHQPLQPSVNSGKANYDAKELHMFVWSSSASPVSEGGGLHVFGGSEVSPLEQSGRADQGAKEIRMIVNDNPPNGDSKNAPETAGCDAEDISFVSKLEAEDDVGERKHGHANGLNKLVADSIAGPHPEPGARKQMPPTSVMTRLILIMVWRKLIRNPNTYSSLIGVAWSLIAFRWHVGMPKIVEKSISILSDAGLGMAMFSLGIFMALQPKIIACGNSVAAFTMAVRFLTGPAVMAAASIAIGLRGTLLHIAIVQAALPQGIVPFVFAKEYNVHPAILSTGVIFGMLIALPITLVYYILLGL; encoded by the exons ATGATCACGTGGCACGACCTATACACTgtcctgactgcggtggtgccGCTCTATGTGGCCATGATCCTGGCGTACGGCTCGGTCCGGTGGTGGGGAATCTTTTCCCCTGACCAGTGCTCTGGCATCAACCGCTTCGTGGCCATCTTTGCTGTCCCACTCCTCTCGTTCCACTTCATATCCCAGAACGATCCTTACACTATGAACTACCGGTTCATCGCCGCCGACACCCTGCAGAAGCTCGTGATGCtcgtcttcctcttcctctggGCCTGCTTCTCCCGGGCTGGGAGCCTTGACTGGGCCATTACGATCTTCTCCCTTTCGACCCTCCCCAACACCCTCGTCATGGGGATCCCGTTGCTCATTGCCATGTATGGCACCTACGCAGGCAGCCTGATGGTCCAGGTCGTCGTGCTGCAGTGTATAATCTGGTAcactcttcttctctttctcttcgaATACCGCGGCGCCAGGATGCTGATCATGGAGCAGTTCCCCGAGTCCGCAGCCGCTATAGTCTCCTTCAAGGTCGAGTCCGATGTTGTGTCCCTTGACGGCAGGGAATATCTGGAGACGGATGCCGAGGTCAGGGAGGACGGAAAGCTCCATGTCACAGTGAGGAAATCCATCTGTGCCAGCTCGAGACGGTCATATGGCCTAGGCCCAAGAACGTCGTTCTCAGGCCTGACACCCCGCCCATCGAACCTCACTGGCGTCGAGATTTATAGCCTCAGCTCGTCGAGGAATCTGACCCCTAGAGGGTCCAACTTCAACAATTCTGACTTCTACTCCATGGGGGGCGGGGTACCTTCGAGGCTCTCTAACTTTGGTTCGTCCACAACCCCAAGGCCCTCGAGCTTCGATGAGAACTGTACTTCTCCGAGGTTTGGGTTTTACTCTGCCCAACCGGGGCCAACATCGCACCCGGGCCTGAGCCCTGATATATCTACTGCCACCGCCAAGGTCAGCAAAAACCACCACCAGCACCAGCCACTGCAACCGTCTGTGAACAGCGGCAAGGCCAATTATGATGCCAAGGAGCTGCACATGTTCGTGTGGAGCTCGAGTGCTTCACCAGTGTCGGAGGGTGGTGGGCTCCATGTGTTCGGCGGGTCCGAAGTCAGCCCATTGGAGCAATCTGGTCGGGCCGATCAAGGTGCCAAGGAGATTAGGATGATCGTTAATGACAATCCTCCTAATGGTGACAGCAAAA ATGCTCCGGAAACTGCTGGGTGCGATGCTGAGGACATCAGCTTTGTGAGCAAACTGGAGGCAGAGGATGATGTTGGGGAAAGGAAGCACGGCCACGCTAATGGACTCAACAAGCTGGTTGCCGACTCCATCGCTGGACCACACCCTGAACCCGGCGCCAGAAAGCAAATGCCACCAACGAGTGTCATGACCAGGCTGATCTTGATCATGGTTTGGCGGAAGCTCATCCGCAACCCCAACACTTACTCCAGCCTGATTGGCGTTGCTTGGTCCCTCATTGCTTTCCG GTGGCATGTGGGGATGCCCAAAATAGTAGAGAAGTCAATCTCCATACTGTCAGATGCTGGCTTGGGGATGGCAATGTTCAGCTTAG GTATATTCATGGCCCTCCAGCCGAAGATAATCGCCTGTGGGAATTCCGTTGCCGCATTTACAATGGCTGTGAGGTTCCTAACCGGTCCAGCAGTGATGGCCGCTGCTTCCATCGCCATCGGCTTACGCGGAACCCTCCTTCACATAGCCATTGTTCAA GCTGCACTTCCACAAGGAATCGTCCCTTTCGTGTTCGCCAAAGAATACAACGTTCATCCGGCCATTCTCAGCACCGG GGTGATTTTCGGGATGTTGATAGCCCTTCCAATCACTCTAGTGTATTACATTCTACTCGGGCTGTAA
- the LOC116211784 gene encoding auxin efflux carrier component 3-like isoform X3: protein MITWHDLYTVLTAVVPLYVAMILAYGSVRWWGIFSPDQCSGINRFVAIFAVPLLSFHFISQNDPYTMNYRFIAADTLQKLVMLVFLFLWACFSRAGSLDWAITIFSLSTLPNTLVMGIPLLIAMYGTYAGSLMVQVVVLQCIIWYTLLLFLFEYRGARMLIMEQFPESAAAIVSFKVESDVVSLDGREYLETDAEVREDGKLHVTVRKSICASSRRSYGLGPRTSFSGLTPRPSNLTGVEIYSLSSSRNLTPRGSNFNNSDFYSMGGGVPSRLSNFGSSTTPRPSSFDENCTSPRFGFYSAQPGPTSHPGLSPDISTATAKVSKNHHQHQPLQPSVNSGKANYDAKELHMFVWSSSASPVSEGGGLHVFGGSEVSPLEQSGRADQGAKEIRMIVNDNPPNGDSKNAPETAGCDAEDISFVSKLEAEDDVGERKHGHANGLNKLVADSIAGPHPEPGARKQMPPTSVMTRLILIMVWRKLIRNPNTYSSLIGVAWSLIAFRWHVGMPKIVEKSISILSDAGLGMAMFSLGNQTIPVGFYVYRNKFPELKGV, encoded by the exons ATGATCACGTGGCACGACCTATACACTgtcctgactgcggtggtgccGCTCTATGTGGCCATGATCCTGGCGTACGGCTCGGTCCGGTGGTGGGGAATCTTTTCCCCTGACCAGTGCTCTGGCATCAACCGCTTCGTGGCCATCTTTGCTGTCCCACTCCTCTCGTTCCACTTCATATCCCAGAACGATCCTTACACTATGAACTACCGGTTCATCGCCGCCGACACCCTGCAGAAGCTCGTGATGCtcgtcttcctcttcctctggGCCTGCTTCTCCCGGGCTGGGAGCCTTGACTGGGCCATTACGATCTTCTCCCTTTCGACCCTCCCCAACACCCTCGTCATGGGGATCCCGTTGCTCATTGCCATGTATGGCACCTACGCAGGCAGCCTGATGGTCCAGGTCGTCGTGCTGCAGTGTATAATCTGGTAcactcttcttctctttctcttcgaATACCGCGGCGCCAGGATGCTGATCATGGAGCAGTTCCCCGAGTCCGCAGCCGCTATAGTCTCCTTCAAGGTCGAGTCCGATGTTGTGTCCCTTGACGGCAGGGAATATCTGGAGACGGATGCCGAGGTCAGGGAGGACGGAAAGCTCCATGTCACAGTGAGGAAATCCATCTGTGCCAGCTCGAGACGGTCATATGGCCTAGGCCCAAGAACGTCGTTCTCAGGCCTGACACCCCGCCCATCGAACCTCACTGGCGTCGAGATTTATAGCCTCAGCTCGTCGAGGAATCTGACCCCTAGAGGGTCCAACTTCAACAATTCTGACTTCTACTCCATGGGGGGCGGGGTACCTTCGAGGCTCTCTAACTTTGGTTCGTCCACAACCCCAAGGCCCTCGAGCTTCGATGAGAACTGTACTTCTCCGAGGTTTGGGTTTTACTCTGCCCAACCGGGGCCAACATCGCACCCGGGCCTGAGCCCTGATATATCTACTGCCACCGCCAAGGTCAGCAAAAACCACCACCAGCACCAGCCACTGCAACCGTCTGTGAACAGCGGCAAGGCCAATTATGATGCCAAGGAGCTGCACATGTTCGTGTGGAGCTCGAGTGCTTCACCAGTGTCGGAGGGTGGTGGGCTCCATGTGTTCGGCGGGTCCGAAGTCAGCCCATTGGAGCAATCTGGTCGGGCCGATCAAGGTGCCAAGGAGATTAGGATGATCGTTAATGACAATCCTCCTAATGGTGACAGCAAAA ATGCTCCGGAAACTGCTGGGTGCGATGCTGAGGACATCAGCTTTGTGAGCAAACTGGAGGCAGAGGATGATGTTGGGGAAAGGAAGCACGGCCACGCTAATGGACTCAACAAGCTGGTTGCCGACTCCATCGCTGGACCACACCCTGAACCCGGCGCCAGAAAGCAAATGCCACCAACGAGTGTCATGACCAGGCTGATCTTGATCATGGTTTGGCGGAAGCTCATCCGCAACCCCAACACTTACTCCAGCCTGATTGGCGTTGCTTGGTCCCTCATTGCTTTCCG GTGGCATGTGGGGATGCCCAAAATAGTAGAGAAGTCAATCTCCATACTGTCAGATGCTGGCTTGGGGATGGCAATGTTCAGCTTAG GAAACCAAACTATTCCGGTCGGTTTTTATGTCTACCGCAATAAATTCCCAGAGTTAAAAGGAGTGTAA
- the LOC116211784 gene encoding auxin efflux carrier component 3-like isoform X2, translated as MITWHDLYTVLTAVVPLYVAMILAYGSVRWWGIFSPDQCSGINRFVAIFAVPLLSFHFISQNDPYTMNYRFIAADTLQKLVMLVFLFLWACFSRAGSLDWAITIFSLSTLPNTLVMGIPLLIAMYGTYAGSLMVQVVVLQCIIWEYLETDAEVREDGKLHVTVRKSICASSRRSYGLGPRTSFSGLTPRPSNLTGVEIYSLSSSRNLTPRGSNFNNSDFYSMGGGVPSRLSNFGSSTTPRPSSFDENCTSPRFGFYSAQPGPTSHPGLSPDISTATAKVSKNHHQHQPLQPSVNSGKANYDAKELHMFVWSSSASPVSEGGGLHVFGGSEVSPLEQSGRADQGAKEIRMIVNDNPPNGDSKNAPETAGCDAEDISFVSKLEAEDDVGERKHGHANGLNKLVADSIAGPHPEPGARKQMPPTSVMTRLILIMVWRKLIRNPNTYSSLIGVAWSLIAFRWHVGMPKIVEKSISILSDAGLGMAMFSLGIFMALQPKIIACGNSVAAFTMAVRFLTGPAVMAAASIAIGLRGTLLHIAIVQAALPQGIVPFVFAKEYNVHPAILSTGVIFGMLIALPITLVYYILLGL; from the exons ATGATCACGTGGCACGACCTATACACTgtcctgactgcggtggtgccGCTCTATGTGGCCATGATCCTGGCGTACGGCTCGGTCCGGTGGTGGGGAATCTTTTCCCCTGACCAGTGCTCTGGCATCAACCGCTTCGTGGCCATCTTTGCTGTCCCACTCCTCTCGTTCCACTTCATATCCCAGAACGATCCTTACACTATGAACTACCGGTTCATCGCCGCCGACACCCTGCAGAAGCTCGTGATGCtcgtcttcctcttcctctggGCCTGCTTCTCCCGGGCTGGGAGCCTTGACTGGGCCATTACGATCTTCTCCCTTTCGACCCTCCCCAACACCCTCGTCATGGGGATCCCGTTGCTCATTGCCATGTATGGCACCTACGCAGGCAGCCTGATGGTCCAGGTCGTCGTGCTGCAGTGTATAATCTG GGAATATCTGGAGACGGATGCCGAGGTCAGGGAGGACGGAAAGCTCCATGTCACAGTGAGGAAATCCATCTGTGCCAGCTCGAGACGGTCATATGGCCTAGGCCCAAGAACGTCGTTCTCAGGCCTGACACCCCGCCCATCGAACCTCACTGGCGTCGAGATTTATAGCCTCAGCTCGTCGAGGAATCTGACCCCTAGAGGGTCCAACTTCAACAATTCTGACTTCTACTCCATGGGGGGCGGGGTACCTTCGAGGCTCTCTAACTTTGGTTCGTCCACAACCCCAAGGCCCTCGAGCTTCGATGAGAACTGTACTTCTCCGAGGTTTGGGTTTTACTCTGCCCAACCGGGGCCAACATCGCACCCGGGCCTGAGCCCTGATATATCTACTGCCACCGCCAAGGTCAGCAAAAACCACCACCAGCACCAGCCACTGCAACCGTCTGTGAACAGCGGCAAGGCCAATTATGATGCCAAGGAGCTGCACATGTTCGTGTGGAGCTCGAGTGCTTCACCAGTGTCGGAGGGTGGTGGGCTCCATGTGTTCGGCGGGTCCGAAGTCAGCCCATTGGAGCAATCTGGTCGGGCCGATCAAGGTGCCAAGGAGATTAGGATGATCGTTAATGACAATCCTCCTAATGGTGACAGCAAAA ATGCTCCGGAAACTGCTGGGTGCGATGCTGAGGACATCAGCTTTGTGAGCAAACTGGAGGCAGAGGATGATGTTGGGGAAAGGAAGCACGGCCACGCTAATGGACTCAACAAGCTGGTTGCCGACTCCATCGCTGGACCACACCCTGAACCCGGCGCCAGAAAGCAAATGCCACCAACGAGTGTCATGACCAGGCTGATCTTGATCATGGTTTGGCGGAAGCTCATCCGCAACCCCAACACTTACTCCAGCCTGATTGGCGTTGCTTGGTCCCTCATTGCTTTCCG GTGGCATGTGGGGATGCCCAAAATAGTAGAGAAGTCAATCTCCATACTGTCAGATGCTGGCTTGGGGATGGCAATGTTCAGCTTAG GTATATTCATGGCCCTCCAGCCGAAGATAATCGCCTGTGGGAATTCCGTTGCCGCATTTACAATGGCTGTGAGGTTCCTAACCGGTCCAGCAGTGATGGCCGCTGCTTCCATCGCCATCGGCTTACGCGGAACCCTCCTTCACATAGCCATTGTTCAA GCTGCACTTCCACAAGGAATCGTCCCTTTCGTGTTCGCCAAAGAATACAACGTTCATCCGGCCATTCTCAGCACCGG GGTGATTTTCGGGATGTTGATAGCCCTTCCAATCACTCTAGTGTATTACATTCTACTCGGGCTGTAA